A genome region from Paenibacillus pabuli includes the following:
- a CDS encoding YcdB/YcdC domain-containing protein, with the protein MSFQIRFKMMTARAASAAMAALLLASQTPGFAGSVSAAQAEQVTEAAPGENEQLDVTSNDVPEGAKISSKQASENILKLFPMLKKATITSSQFDPNNRFPPLEYKTWDIGFQITEGNHSMGFSASVHAGTGEVLSVHIPSDLLNKQLSGSEVKLTKDEVEEQAVAFLYKAIPGLKEDAYASLGDLYQTAGQQSLFGRTEYQFAYQLKHDGLLSEAETVYISVDQSGLVTGYSRNTTAAEYPSSKPAVPAEKARQQFEEQFDVELAYISKNRLSSKQGQQYYLGYMPKDSSMVPLEANTLERFEAMTGKAITEHTVQQDKPLKGSVAAFVPANGQRLNAKQAESLVKKNFDIPEGYKLDYSQLNKGSYWSPNNQVWSLSWSNRNANMSYMFMRDISAQVDATTGQIYSYSLYQRMGPDAEQEKPAGENEGKSVTRTQAEKLAINSVIALVPDAAEQFKLSSVLEVEDARTFIFQRYLNGIAVKDDLVQVQVLKDGTISEFYANLAATPEQLPASKEPAISYEEAKAAYLEEFKLVLAYSRYGGHGTSSGQVTPAGINLAYMPTRDGKTIYGGYEVLDANTGEWTFLYNTSNTGAQAAPGDIAGHVAEDAILNMTQHGVLIPDEQGRVFPDRVITRGDWFNYLARAINPNLDIYYTVNGNDKLYADITTESPYYPAVRTLIDQRWLADADPEVSLNPQDEMTREELAVLLVRILRYEKLAGFYTLPSDLPNLVDANSVTNKGAVSLSMKLGLLPSIEGRFMPARKVTVAEASQVLERLAQLQGKTDSFMTGSRLY; encoded by the coding sequence TTGAGTTTTCAGATTCGATTCAAAATGATGACAGCCAGAGCTGCTTCAGCAGCCATGGCGGCATTGCTTCTGGCATCGCAGACTCCAGGGTTTGCAGGCAGCGTGTCAGCAGCACAAGCAGAACAGGTAACAGAAGCTGCACCGGGGGAAAATGAACAACTAGACGTGACTAGCAATGACGTGCCTGAGGGGGCTAAAATCTCCTCCAAGCAAGCCAGTGAGAATATATTGAAACTGTTTCCGATGTTAAAGAAGGCTACCATTACTTCGTCGCAATTTGATCCGAATAACAGATTCCCTCCGCTGGAGTACAAAACATGGGATATCGGATTCCAGATTACCGAGGGGAATCACTCGATGGGGTTTAGCGCATCTGTACATGCAGGGACAGGGGAAGTACTGAGTGTGCATATACCATCCGATCTGCTGAATAAGCAGTTGTCCGGATCGGAAGTCAAATTGACCAAGGATGAAGTCGAAGAACAGGCCGTGGCTTTTCTGTACAAGGCAATCCCTGGATTGAAGGAAGACGCATATGCATCTTTGGGAGACCTATACCAAACGGCGGGGCAGCAATCGTTGTTTGGCAGAACGGAATATCAATTCGCTTATCAACTCAAGCATGATGGTTTGTTATCTGAGGCGGAAACGGTTTACATAAGTGTGGATCAAAGTGGCCTGGTAACAGGCTATTCACGAAATACGACCGCAGCGGAATATCCTTCATCAAAACCGGCTGTGCCTGCAGAGAAGGCAAGGCAGCAATTCGAAGAACAGTTCGATGTAGAACTCGCTTACATTTCGAAAAACCGCCTGTCCTCAAAGCAAGGTCAGCAGTACTATCTTGGATATATGCCGAAGGATTCCAGCATGGTTCCGCTTGAGGCGAATACGTTGGAACGGTTCGAGGCGATGACTGGGAAAGCCATCACCGAGCATACCGTACAGCAGGACAAACCGCTGAAAGGCAGCGTTGCCGCTTTTGTTCCAGCGAATGGACAGAGACTGAATGCCAAACAGGCGGAGAGCCTGGTGAAAAAGAACTTTGATATTCCGGAAGGATACAAGTTGGATTACAGCCAGTTAAATAAAGGAAGCTACTGGAGTCCGAACAATCAGGTCTGGAGTCTGAGCTGGAGCAACCGAAACGCGAATATGTCCTATATGTTCATGCGAGACATTTCAGCACAGGTGGATGCCACCACCGGACAAATTTACAGCTATAGCCTGTATCAGCGAATGGGTCCGGATGCTGAACAAGAGAAACCGGCTGGAGAAAATGAAGGCAAGTCCGTAACCCGTACGCAGGCCGAGAAACTTGCAATCAATTCGGTTATTGCACTTGTGCCGGATGCTGCGGAACAGTTCAAGCTGTCCAGCGTGCTTGAGGTAGAGGACGCCCGTACATTTATCTTTCAGCGCTACCTGAATGGAATTGCGGTTAAGGATGATCTGGTACAGGTACAAGTCCTGAAGGATGGAACGATTAGCGAATTTTATGCCAATCTTGCTGCAACGCCTGAGCAGCTGCCCGCAAGCAAGGAACCGGCGATCAGTTACGAAGAGGCAAAAGCGGCCTACCTGGAAGAATTCAAGCTGGTTCTGGCATACTCCCGTTACGGTGGACACGGTACGAGCAGTGGCCAAGTCACTCCAGCGGGAATAAATCTTGCGTATATGCCTACACGGGATGGCAAAACGATCTACGGCGGCTATGAAGTACTTGATGCCAATACGGGAGAATGGACGTTTTTGTACAACACCTCCAACACGGGAGCCCAAGCTGCACCTGGTGATATTGCAGGTCATGTGGCTGAAGATGCAATACTCAATATGACCCAGCATGGGGTCCTGATTCCTGACGAGCAGGGACGTGTCTTCCCGGATCGGGTAATCACCAGAGGAGATTGGTTTAACTATCTCGCTAGAGCGATTAACCCGAATCTGGACATCTATTACACTGTGAACGGGAATGACAAGCTGTACGCGGATATTACAACCGAGAGCCCTTACTATCCGGCAGTGCGTACATTAATTGACCAGCGCTGGCTCGCGGACGCTGATCCGGAAGTCAGTCTGAATCCACAGGATGAGATGACTCGGGAAGAACTGGCTGTCCTGCTTGTCCGTATACTTCGTTACGAGAAGCTGGCTGGTTTCTACACCTTGCCATCGGATCTGCCGAACCTTGTAGATGCAAATTCGGTTACCAATAAGGGTGCGGTATCTCTTAGCATGAAGCTGGGATTGCTTCCTTCCATTGAAGGACGTTTCATGCCGGCACGCAAAGTGACTGTAGCCGAAGCGTCACAGGTACTGGAGCGGTTGGCCCAGCTACAGGGCAAGACGGATTCGTTTATGACAGGCAGTCGTCTGTATTAA
- a CDS encoding transglutaminase domain-containing protein, with protein sequence MGKNGKRVITILLAGCLIAVALPRTVDLDQLYAASDTSDISTTTDLRQTLLTAMSQRTEELVFTYKGDVKGLKKQLQSSIDEAMTSDPYIQYTVKSYAFNYKGSNVSAEVHVNLSYRETKEQTDYVNRKVTNVLKEIITPGMTNHEKVKAIHDWIVLHLAYDTSLQKYTAYDGLVTGSTVCQGYSLLAYRMLERVGIENRIVEGTAGDQLHAWNIVKLDGKWYHMDTTWDDPTPDRKGKVSHNYYLLSDNEMARDHIWSGKGKYPTAPAPYRDALQTLMQSGGSKAPAYQKLYHALEYSLYDEKDAVSGHSALETKVQNVLKEGGTTLTFRYKGTEASLVEDLQNLYQLGMKSISYYVSKMEDTTDLRVKINWTL encoded by the coding sequence ATGGGCAAAAACGGGAAACGAGTGATCACCATATTGCTGGCAGGCTGTCTGATTGCTGTGGCCTTACCGCGCACGGTTGACCTGGATCAGCTGTATGCTGCATCGGACACATCCGATATATCTACGACCACGGATTTACGCCAGACGTTGCTTACAGCCATGTCACAGCGAACGGAGGAGCTTGTATTTACATACAAAGGCGATGTGAAAGGACTCAAAAAACAACTCCAGAGCTCTATTGATGAAGCAATGACCAGTGATCCCTATATCCAATATACCGTCAAAAGTTATGCTTTTAATTATAAAGGTTCCAACGTTTCTGCCGAGGTCCATGTGAATTTGTCCTACCGGGAGACCAAGGAACAGACCGATTACGTTAACCGCAAAGTGACCAATGTATTAAAAGAGATCATCACACCTGGCATGACGAATCATGAGAAGGTGAAAGCGATCCATGACTGGATTGTTCTCCATCTCGCCTATGATACCTCTCTGCAGAAATACACGGCATATGATGGACTTGTCACGGGCAGCACGGTATGTCAGGGATACTCCCTACTCGCTTATCGCATGCTGGAACGGGTTGGTATTGAGAACCGCATTGTGGAAGGTACAGCAGGTGATCAGCTCCACGCGTGGAATATCGTGAAGCTGGACGGGAAATGGTACCATATGGACACGACCTGGGATGATCCCACACCTGACCGCAAAGGGAAGGTTAGTCATAATTATTATTTGCTTAGTGACAACGAGATGGCACGTGACCATATCTGGTCGGGCAAAGGCAAATATCCGACTGCACCAGCTCCCTACCGGGATGCCCTGCAAACCTTGATGCAAAGCGGAGGCAGCAAGGCACCTGCATATCAGAAGCTGTATCATGCGCTGGAATATTCGCTCTATGATGAGAAGGATGCGGTTAGTGGACATTCCGCATTGGAAACCAAGGTGCAGAATGTACTCAAAGAAGGCGGAACTACTCTTACTTTCAGATATAAGGGTACCGAGGCAAGTCTGGTTGAAGATTTGCAGAATTTGTATCAGCTCGGAATGAAATCCATATCGTATTATGTGTCCAAAATGGAAGATACGACAGATCTGCGTGTGAAGATCAATTGGACGTTATGA
- a CDS encoding amino acid permease, producing the protein MQDRNNKQTTTDGSLKKGLRARHMTMIALGGSIGTGLFLASGTAISTAGPGGALIAYAAVGIMVYFLMTSLGELATFMPDSGSFNTYAARFVDPALGFAMGWNFWYNWAVTIAAELAAATVLIKYWFPDSSSMLWSLLFLVLIFALNVLSVKGYGESEYWFAIIKVATVIIFLTVGVLMIFGIMGGEAVGFSNFTVGDAPIHGGFFAVLGVFMAAGFSFQGTELIGVAAGESENPRENVPRAIRQVFWRILIFYILAITVISLIIPYTHPDLLKGDLNNIGVSPFTLVFEKAGLAIAASVMNAVILTSVLSAGNSGMYASSRVLYALARDGKAPRFLGRLNKKGIPMNALLVTTAVGMLAFLASLFGDGIVYTWLLNASGMCGFITWLGIAISHYRFRRAYVAQGRDLKDLPYRARWFPFGPIFAFVLCIIVIIGQNYQAFTGERIDWSGALVAYLSVPLFLILWLGYKWIKKTKVVPLQECDFSPTDSSGH; encoded by the coding sequence TTGCAAGACCGCAACAACAAGCAAACAACAACAGACGGTTCCCTGAAAAAAGGATTGCGTGCACGGCATATGACGATGATTGCCCTCGGTGGCTCCATCGGTACTGGACTGTTCCTCGCAAGCGGTACCGCCATCTCCACAGCTGGTCCAGGTGGTGCGTTGATTGCATATGCCGCCGTTGGTATCATGGTTTACTTTCTGATGACAAGCCTTGGAGAACTGGCGACATTTATGCCTGACTCCGGTTCATTCAATACGTATGCCGCTCGTTTCGTCGATCCTGCACTTGGCTTCGCCATGGGCTGGAATTTCTGGTACAACTGGGCTGTTACCATTGCGGCCGAGCTGGCCGCGGCTACGGTACTCATCAAGTATTGGTTCCCTGACAGTTCGTCCATGTTATGGAGCCTGCTATTTCTCGTTCTAATTTTTGCTCTGAATGTTCTGTCTGTTAAAGGTTACGGTGAATCGGAATATTGGTTTGCCATCATCAAAGTCGCTACCGTCATTATCTTTTTGACTGTGGGTGTGCTGATGATCTTCGGTATTATGGGCGGTGAAGCCGTCGGTTTCAGTAACTTTACTGTGGGCGATGCCCCTATCCATGGCGGATTCTTCGCCGTGCTTGGTGTGTTCATGGCTGCCGGGTTCTCCTTCCAGGGTACCGAGCTCATTGGTGTAGCTGCCGGTGAGAGTGAAAATCCGCGTGAAAATGTTCCTCGTGCCATTCGGCAGGTATTCTGGCGGATTCTGATCTTCTACATTTTGGCCATCACGGTAATCAGTTTGATCATCCCGTATACTCATCCGGACCTGCTCAAAGGGGATCTGAACAACATCGGTGTCAGTCCGTTTACGCTGGTATTCGAAAAAGCCGGGCTTGCCATTGCAGCTTCGGTAATGAACGCTGTCATCCTGACCTCTGTGCTGTCTGCAGGAAACTCCGGCATGTATGCTTCAAGCCGGGTCCTCTATGCTCTTGCCCGTGATGGCAAGGCGCCGCGTTTCCTTGGACGATTGAACAAAAAAGGCATTCCGATGAATGCCCTGCTCGTAACTACAGCTGTCGGCATGCTGGCGTTTCTCGCCTCCCTGTTCGGTGACGGTATTGTATATACCTGGCTGCTGAATGCATCCGGCATGTGCGGATTCATCACCTGGCTTGGCATCGCAATCAGCCATTATCGCTTCCGCCGGGCTTATGTTGCCCAAGGCAGGGATTTGAAAGACTTGCCTTATCGTGCACGATGGTTCCCGTTCGGACCGATTTTCGCTTTTGTACTCTGCATCATCGTCATTATCGGTCAGAACTACCAGGCGTTTACGGGCGAACGGATCGACTGGAGCGGAGCACTTGTTGCCTACCTGAGTGTGCCACTGTTCCTGATTCTATGGCTTGGTTACAAATGGATCAAGAAAACCAAAGTGGTCCCGCTGCAGGAATGCGACTTCTCCCCTACGGATTCCTCCGGGCATTAA
- a CDS encoding virulence factor, translated as MNIVSIEPTPSPNTMMLHLDERLEDGIRRTYTLDNERSAPAFIRQMLHIPGVKSVFHTTDFVALDRKGNADWSVILGEVQSRLGQQGMDLDWIESQDASGEHFGEAQVFIQFFRGVPMQIRVKAGAKEERISLSDRFVKAVTEVASATLIKERKLSDYGVRYGELPDIAREVEQELEAAYPPERLKQVIEQAIAHGTNAEEFVERRRRLEGAELEEALSSEDWNVRYAAFDGMEPTEERLPLVARALHDSKMQIRRLAVVYLGDIKTPEAMELLYEALKDSSPAVRRTAGDTLSDIGDPAATAAMTATLTDSSKLVRWRAARFLYEVGTEEAEQALRKAADDPEFEVSLQAKMALERIESGEQAAGTVWQQMAGRNKKTE; from the coding sequence ATGAATATTGTTTCCATTGAACCAACACCCAGTCCCAATACAATGATGCTTCATCTTGATGAGCGTCTGGAGGACGGGATCCGCAGAACCTACACGCTGGATAATGAACGGTCTGCTCCGGCGTTTATCCGCCAGATGCTCCATATTCCTGGCGTTAAAAGTGTATTTCATACCACGGACTTCGTTGCGCTGGACCGCAAGGGGAATGCTGACTGGTCCGTCATCCTGGGAGAAGTCCAGAGCCGACTTGGCCAACAAGGAATGGACCTCGACTGGATTGAATCACAAGATGCATCAGGCGAGCACTTTGGCGAAGCACAGGTATTTATACAGTTTTTCCGCGGTGTTCCGATGCAGATCCGGGTTAAGGCAGGTGCGAAGGAAGAACGAATCTCACTCTCCGATCGGTTCGTTAAGGCCGTTACCGAAGTGGCCAGCGCAACTCTGATCAAGGAACGTAAATTGAGTGATTACGGCGTAAGGTACGGTGAACTGCCCGACATAGCCCGTGAGGTTGAGCAGGAACTGGAGGCAGCCTATCCACCAGAGCGTCTAAAGCAGGTTATCGAACAGGCCATTGCGCATGGTACCAATGCAGAAGAGTTCGTGGAACGCCGCCGCAGGCTGGAAGGTGCCGAACTGGAAGAAGCACTGAGCAGTGAGGATTGGAATGTACGTTACGCAGCTTTTGACGGCATGGAACCTACAGAAGAACGATTGCCGCTTGTGGCCCGTGCTCTGCATGACAGTAAAATGCAGATACGCCGGTTAGCGGTAGTTTATCTTGGTGATATCAAAACGCCGGAAGCCATGGAATTGCTGTATGAGGCGCTCAAGGACAGCTCCCCTGCCGTACGCCGTACCGCTGGAGACACATTGTCCGATATCGGTGACCCGGCGGCAACCGCTGCGATGACGGCTACGCTCACCGACAGCAGCAAACTGGTGCGCTGGCGTGCAGCCCGTTTCTTATACGAAGTGGGAACCGAAGAAGCGGAACAAGCCCTGCGGAAGGCAGCAGACGATCCCGAGTTTGAAGTTAGCCTGCAGGCCAAGATGGCACTCGAGCGAATTGAATCCGGTGAACAGGCTGCCGGTACCGTATGGCAGCAAATGGCCGGACGCAACAAAAAGACGGAATAG
- a CDS encoding response regulator transcription factor, whose translation MSIKVLLIEDEKNLADMIAFFLEEEGYITERVHHAREALQLFPRFGPDIVVTDLMLPEMDGNDLVDAFRQHSTVPILMISASTMLNDRLRALHNGADDFLCKPFSLKELDARIKALLRRSAISYPDKPAKEDKPSENTGHVSVNEYRRTLFVNGVEIEVTHIEFEIMKELYKNPGKVFTRNELMDRIKGSERAYLDRTIDVHISSLRKKIEPDPKNPRYIKTVWGTGYKYVI comes from the coding sequence ATGTCTATCAAAGTACTTCTTATAGAAGATGAGAAAAATCTGGCTGACATGATTGCTTTCTTTCTTGAGGAGGAAGGATACATAACAGAGCGGGTTCATCACGCCCGTGAAGCACTTCAACTTTTCCCACGGTTCGGACCGGATATTGTTGTGACTGATCTGATGCTGCCCGAAATGGATGGAAATGATCTGGTAGATGCATTTCGCCAGCATTCCACTGTACCAATTCTCATGATTTCGGCAAGCACAATGCTGAACGACCGACTCCGAGCATTACATAACGGTGCTGATGATTTCCTTTGTAAGCCCTTTAGTCTGAAGGAGCTCGACGCAAGGATCAAGGCATTGCTGCGCAGATCCGCCATTTCTTATCCCGATAAACCAGCAAAAGAGGATAAACCATCAGAAAATACGGGGCATGTGAGCGTAAATGAATATAGACGGACTCTGTTCGTCAACGGAGTAGAAATCGAAGTCACTCATATTGAATTTGAGATCATGAAAGAACTGTACAAAAATCCCGGCAAAGTATTTACCCGCAATGAGCTCATGGACCGAATCAAAGGTTCAGAACGAGCCTATTTGGACCGTACCATTGATGTACACATCTCCAGCTTGCGTAAGAAAATCGAGCCCGACCCCAAAAATCCTCGCTATATCAAGACCGTTTGGGGAACAGGTTATAAATATGTGATTTAA
- a CDS encoding ATP-binding protein, with the protein MLRIITTKMLEWIIEKLRIAWIGTVILIVLGTLGSIYPLTLFYGVQLMFGSAAALVALRLHGGVYGFITITAISALHLLYTGPTAHSLYMICAHFIELVWMLGWQIRWKNGSIMKANAVFWVVMLLPVLGYGHYILNMNLDELKYAYMHIAVVSMVNALIAGLIVDFWITNGEHPSKRTGTIPLSRIAFKYVVVFVVVVSLFLLSADSRRQLSQIHETIILNMKHAANAVTQDLDERYLTVQNMQQSMERYHHLLDVNVIILDKNDRVIASGQDNIQIGEYLNTSNYRYLKEGESSIIFRSGDAYYSDALTYWKNASFIYKADVESDTSYHVFVETSSANYYPRIESIYLTTLQSLFLIFVTSMVVAAPLSRKVVSPLIRLTRMTGLLPRLLFRKGKMNWPTSHVTEVQILIGNLRKMADVLLEQFEQIRQDKLTLEDRVRARTKELKNSEEIKRAIIDSSIDAIIAVDPNGLIIEFNPEAERMFGLKREEVICKTDAPSLFQGASCMEIKEMLERYEYIRGKRHANVEEISGIRRDGSVFPIEYKIVEIQLGNNETLYNLFIKDITDKTRAEEERVRHALALEKLNAELFNEKIAIQEQRDISEHFIESVREGLVMSDRSGTITIVNRRVEEMFGLGDFLGRSIEEFAQAMDKVVLTDDFNLVDQTRAFLHGERAFVETEFSFNNKEKSVFSLYIKQVDVPGKNHGFLLVFRDRTEEERLNRMKNELISVVSHELRTPVATIMGYVELMMMYDLPASQRQEFMETISSEGSRLSSLLEDVLDIQRLDNEGMTYHMTYVPLLELVEGVAEQWNIKSIQRIHVHAFNGDFFAYADQNRMVQVLHNLIGNAVKYSPGTERIDITLWEENEWICIDVRDYGIGIPENVQDMLFTKFYRVDNSDHRQIGGTGLGLYISRKIVEDHQGTLTFISATGKGSTFKVRLPKQEDLL; encoded by the coding sequence ATGCTTCGGATAATAACGACCAAAATGCTGGAATGGATTATAGAGAAACTTCGCATTGCCTGGATCGGAACAGTGATACTGATTGTGCTTGGAACATTGGGGAGCATCTATCCACTTACGTTATTTTATGGTGTCCAATTGATGTTCGGCAGTGCAGCTGCACTTGTTGCCCTGCGTTTGCATGGTGGTGTGTACGGGTTTATTACCATAACAGCAATCAGTGCATTACACCTGTTGTATACGGGGCCAACTGCCCATAGTTTATATATGATCTGTGCACATTTCATTGAATTGGTCTGGATGCTCGGATGGCAGATCCGTTGGAAGAACGGAAGTATTATGAAGGCCAATGCCGTATTTTGGGTCGTTATGTTACTGCCTGTCTTGGGGTATGGGCATTATATCCTGAACATGAATCTGGATGAATTAAAGTATGCATATATGCATATTGCCGTGGTCAGTATGGTTAACGCGCTAATTGCTGGATTAATCGTGGACTTCTGGATCACCAACGGCGAGCATCCATCGAAAAGGACAGGAACCATCCCGCTAAGCCGAATTGCGTTTAAATATGTGGTCGTGTTTGTTGTTGTTGTCTCCCTGTTTCTTTTATCTGCAGATAGCCGCAGGCAGTTAAGTCAAATTCATGAAACGATTATATTAAATATGAAACATGCGGCAAATGCGGTGACTCAGGATCTGGATGAACGATATTTAACAGTTCAAAATATGCAGCAGAGCATGGAGCGTTATCATCATCTATTGGATGTGAACGTAATTATTCTGGATAAAAATGATCGCGTGATTGCTTCCGGGCAGGATAACATACAAATTGGCGAATATCTGAATACAAGCAATTATCGTTACCTGAAGGAGGGAGAGTCCTCCATTATCTTTCGTTCAGGAGATGCTTATTACAGCGATGCACTTACCTATTGGAAAAATGCCTCATTTATCTATAAAGCAGATGTGGAGTCAGATACTTCTTACCATGTCTTCGTGGAAACAAGTTCGGCCAATTATTATCCACGGATTGAATCCATCTATCTGACCACACTTCAAAGTCTGTTTCTCATTTTTGTAACGTCGATGGTTGTGGCTGCTCCATTAAGCAGAAAGGTGGTAAGTCCTTTGATCAGGCTTACTCGGATGACCGGTTTACTCCCAAGGTTATTATTTCGAAAAGGCAAAATGAATTGGCCGACAAGCCATGTCACCGAAGTTCAAATCCTGATTGGCAATCTGCGCAAAATGGCAGATGTTCTGCTAGAACAATTCGAACAGATTCGTCAGGACAAATTGACGCTGGAGGACAGGGTCCGTGCACGGACCAAGGAACTGAAAAATAGTGAAGAAATCAAACGCGCCATTATCGATTCATCCATTGACGCCATTATTGCTGTGGACCCCAACGGATTGATCATTGAGTTCAACCCCGAAGCGGAAAGAATGTTTGGATTGAAACGGGAAGAGGTCATCTGCAAGACCGATGCACCGTCTCTTTTTCAGGGGGCGAGTTGCATGGAGATCAAGGAAATGCTGGAGCGATACGAATATATCCGGGGCAAACGGCATGCCAATGTCGAGGAGATTTCAGGCATCCGTAGAGATGGTTCGGTTTTCCCGATTGAATACAAAATAGTAGAAATTCAGCTGGGCAACAATGAGACGCTCTATAACTTGTTTATTAAAGATATCACCGATAAAACACGAGCAGAAGAAGAGCGTGTGCGTCATGCACTCGCGCTGGAGAAACTGAATGCAGAGCTGTTTAACGAGAAAATCGCGATTCAGGAACAGCGTGATATCAGTGAACACTTTATTGAATCAGTTCGGGAAGGGCTTGTCATGTCAGATCGCTCCGGCACGATTACCATCGTTAACCGAAGGGTTGAGGAAATGTTTGGCCTTGGTGACTTCCTGGGCAGATCCATCGAAGAATTTGCCCAAGCCATGGATAAGGTTGTCCTGACAGATGACTTCAATCTGGTGGATCAAACGAGGGCATTTTTGCACGGGGAACGTGCTTTCGTGGAGACTGAATTCAGTTTCAATAACAAGGAGAAAAGTGTGTTTTCCCTCTATATCAAGCAAGTGGATGTGCCTGGGAAAAACCATGGGTTCCTGCTTGTGTTCCGTGACCGTACGGAAGAAGAACGCCTGAATCGAATGAAAAACGAGTTAATTAGCGTGGTATCCCATGAGCTGAGGACTCCAGTAGCAACCATTATGGGTTATGTAGAATTAATGATGATGTATGATTTACCCGCTTCACAGCGACAGGAGTTTATGGAAACGATCTCGTCGGAGGGCAGTCGTTTAAGCAGCCTGCTTGAGGATGTACTGGATATCCAGCGTCTGGACAACGAAGGCATGACTTATCACATGACCTATGTACCTCTGCTCGAATTGGTGGAGGGGGTAGCAGAGCAATGGAATATCAAATCCATTCAGCGCATTCATGTGCATGCCTTCAACGGCGACTTCTTTGCCTATGCGGACCAGAATCGGATGGTCCAGGTACTCCATAACCTGATTGGCAATGCAGTCAAGTATTCACCTGGAACGGAACGGATAGACATCACCCTTTGGGAAGAAAATGAGTGGATATGCATCGATGTGCGTGATTACGGAATAGGCATTCCGGAGAATGTGCAGGATATGCTGTTTACGAAGTTTTATCGTGTCGATAACTCAGACCACAGGCAGATCGGCGGAACTGGACTCGGGCTGTATATTTCACGCAAAATTGTGGAAGATCATCAGGGGACACTTACGTTTATATCCGCAACGGGCAAAGGCAGCACCTTCAAAGTGCGATTGCCCAAGCAGGAGGATCTCCTCTAA